In Streptomyces erythrochromogenes, the DNA window GGCCCTTGATGGGCCGAACGGCGTGCTCTTCCCCGGCGTCGCCGAGGTGCACGGCGGACGTGCTCGGGCGGACGCGCACGGGCGGGCCCTCCCCCGAACGGGCGCCTCGACGGGCACCCGCCTCCCGGCGGCCGGAGGATCGGTGCGGGGACACGCGACGGGGCGGATCACGGGAGCGGATCAAGGATGCCGAACACCGCCGGTTGCTCGAAGAGGACGCGCGTCGTGGTGCTGACGGGCGTGCTGGCCCTTGCCGGGGTCGTCGTGACGGGGTGCGGCGGCGGGGCGCGCGACGGCGGGCAGGTGCCCGGGGCGGGGCCGCACCCGCAGGCGGCGCGCTCGGGCCGGGTCAGCGTCGTCTACGAGACCGGTACGGTCGCACCGCAGGACCGGCAGGTCGTGGCGCTGATCCGGAAGTCCGGGGTGCTGGAGCGGTCGGCCGACTGGGTGAACAGGACGCTCGCCCTCCCGCACGACCTGGTCGTGAAGGTCACCGCCGACGTGCCGCGCGGCGTCACCGACGCCGTCACCCAGCCCGACGGCAGGACGATCTTCGTCCCGCCGCCGTTCCTGGCCGAGATCGAGAAGGCCTTCGCCGATGTCGTGAAGACCGTCGAGCGGCCCGTGCCGTTGACGGCGTCGCAGTACAACACCGACGACCTGACCGTGCTGTCGACGGAGTTCATCTTCGGCCACGAGATGGGCCATGCGCTGCAGCGCCAGTTGCTGCTGGCCAACCTCGGCCTCGAAGAGGACGCCGCCGACGGCTTCGCGTCCTTCTACACCGTCAACGAGGTCGGGCCGGGGCCGTCGCTGGCCGCCGCGGTCCTCTTCGACGAGATCGCCCGCAAGGAGGGCCGGCCGACCCTGGAGGGCATGTCGAGCGACCACCCGGTCACCCAGCAGCGGGCCTACAACTTCCTGT includes these proteins:
- a CDS encoding DUF4344 domain-containing metallopeptidase, with translation MPNTAGCSKRTRVVVLTGVLALAGVVVTGCGGGARDGGQVPGAGPHPQAARSGRVSVVYETGTVAPQDRQVVALIRKSGVLERSADWVNRTLALPHDLVVKVTADVPRGVTDAVTQPDGRTIFVPPPFLAEIEKAFADVVKTVERPVPLTASQYNTDDLTVLSTEFIFGHEMGHALQRQLLLANLGLEEDAADGFASFYTVNEVGPGPSLAAAVLFDEIARKEGRPTLEGMSSDHPVTQQRAYNFLCYLYGSDPKKYQRSLVDSGYLPKTRAPLCPQAWAMLDYGWWTQLQPHFSPAFKARGDGEQKKAHARLVAETQALAERIDEIRSSQ